A segment of the Rhizobium glycinendophyticum genome:
GTTGCATCGCCGTCATGCCGGAAAATCCCGGAAGGGGTTCCGAGCGATACCAAGCATAGGCGACGAGAGCCGAGCCGAAGCGCGGTTCCAACTTGTTGACGATTTCCGTCATTTCCCGCAGGCGGCGCTGGGTCTTGTCCGAGCGGATCCGATCCTTGCGCTGGATAGCGTCCTTGCCGAGCCCGGCGGTTCGGGCGATCTCCTCGCTCGTCGTGCGCAGGACCTCCGCGATTTTGCGCGGCGAAAACAGTCCCTGGTCAGCATATTGCGCAAGTCCCACGTCTTCGGCTCCCGATCCTAATACGGACATTCTGACGCAATATAGCGTCAGTTCAAGTGTCATACAAGTTCCGATGACAGGACGAGGGGCAGAAGAGGCGTCGAGGCTGCACCGGGATCAGGGGAGGGTAGGGTCGCGAAAAGCCGGGCGCTTTTAGGATGCTACTCGTTTTTCCCGGAACCATCCGGGACACGCCTTGTTCGAAGCCATGCCCAGCCGAGAGCATGGCAGGAGGTCCGGACATGAAACTGCAGTCGATTTTTTGAAGACAGCAGGTCTGCGGCGCTTCCAGAGGCACCCAACCAAGGAGCAGCCTGATGTTTTATACCGATAACATTCTCCAGTTTCCCGTTCGTGTCGAACGCCCCGACCCCCTCTTTGCCCGCGCCCTGCAGCAGGCCATCGGCGGTGTCGAAGGCGAAATCCGCGTGGCCATGCAATACTTCTTCCAGGCTTGCGGTGCACGCGGCAATCCGAAATTCCGTGACCTCCTCATGAACACCGCCGCTGAAGAGCTCGGGCATATCGAGATGCTGGCGACGGCGGTTGCCCTCAATCTGGAAGGCGCACCTTTGAAGCTTCGCGAAGAAGCGGCTGCCGACCCTGTGGGCGGTGCCGTGCTCGGCGGCATCAACCTGAAGAACCTTCTGTCTGCAGGTCTCTCGGCCATGCCGGTTGATTCTGACGGTGTGCCCTTCGACATGTCCCACATATATGCCAGCGGCAACATTGCGGCGGACATGACCGCTAACGTGGCGGCTGAGTCAACCGGTCGCGTCCTTGCCGTGCGGCTTTACAACATGACCAATGACCCCGGCATGAAGGAGATGTTGTCCTACCTGATTGCCCGCGACACCATGCACCAGAACCAGTGGTTGGCCGCTCTGGAAGAGCTTGGCGGAGCGCAGGATGTATTCCCGATCCCCAACAGCTTCCCGCAGGAAGAGGAAAACCGCGAGTTCAGCTACGCCTTCCTGGGTTTCCAGAACGATGGCAGTGAGCCCGTTCAGGGCCGTTGGTCGGAGGGCCAATCGATCGATGGCAATGATACCTTCACCTCTCGTGCGATGAAGCCGATGGGCGAAAAACCCAATCTCGGTCGAGCCAAGCCCAGTAGCGGCGCCCAAGCCGAACAGCTCTAGGAGGCTCAGATGAACCGAAGAGCTTTCGTCATGGCAACCGGCGGCGCGATGGCCGCCGGTGCGGCTGGCACAATGGGGCTGGCCGCCGAAAAAAACAAAGGTCCAAGCCCCCTGCGGCTGGGACCATCATACGTTACCAACAGGGAGCAGTTTGCCGAGATCCCTGATCTCGCTCCTGGCCACAGACTTTCGCTGCGCCGTCGGCCAGACCGGCGCTTTGACCCGGAAAGTGTCGAAGTGGTGAGTGAAAGCGGTGCCGCGATCGGGTTCCTGCCGCCCGCTTCGTCGGCAATGCTGGCAACCATGATGGATGAAGGGGGTTCGGCTTTTGCGCTCGTCGGGGACCATCCCAGGCAAGGTCAGCCGTTGGCAGTGGACGTATATTTCATCTTGCCCGCGCATGCTTGAACGATATCCACGGTGTCAGGGTGCCAGCATGGTGCCCTGGTACCACCCATATAGCACCACGACACATCGCGACGAGGAGAAGCGCATGCGCACGGCATTGGGACGGGTCCTGGGACTAGGATCATCGAAGACCGGCACGGAAGATTTCATCAAGGACAAGCTTCGGGCCGTGGCCCTGTTGATCCTGACCCCCTATGTGGTCGGACTTGCCCTCTGGCTCTTCGGCCGTCCGCTAGGCGAAATTCGCGCCGCTCTTGCTTCACCTCTCGTGTCGATCCCCATCGGCATTTTCATCGCCGTCAGCATCCTGCACATGCAACTCGGGATGAAGACCATTATCGAGGACTATGTGCATCACGGCGTGAGCAAACACGCGCTGCTCTTTCTCAATTCGGCCTTCTGCATGGTTCTCGGAGCCGCAACCCTGTTCGCGCTGTTGAAGCTGGCGCTCGGCCTCGGGACGCCGTAACCCGATCATCGCACTTCCGTCCAAAGTGTCTTCATCACCATCTCGGCCAGGCGCCGCCCGGAAAAGGTCGGCGGCCAGGCGAGGGTGAGCTTCAGGTCATAGGCCGGGTCCAAGGCGATCGCCGATAGCGGTTCCTCGACGTCGGCGAAGGACGCCTCCGGTAGCACGGCGAGAAAGCCGTGTTGAAGAACGAGGTTGACCAGGATCGGCAGAGAATCGATCTCCACCAGCGTCATCGCCTCCCGCTCGGGCTCCGTCATCAGCCCTTCTAAAAGATCGGAGAAGCGCTGACGCAGCCCACTGCGCTTGCTCGGCACGGCAATTGGCAGTCGTTGCAACAGGCTCCGCAGACTTTGCGCACTGTCGCTCATCAAGGCCGGATGCCCGACGACTGCGAGCCGAAGGCTTGCGACGACCTTTTGCTCCAGATGCGCGGGCACGAGGTCGGTGTCGAGCAAGGCAAGGTCGAACTGCCCGGTCTGCAGTCCGGCGAGCAGATCCTCGGCCGTTGTGCTGGAGATAAAGAGCGGCGTCTTCGGCCGCTCCGATAGCCAGCGGGCGGCAAGGGCCGCGAGTTGGCGCGCCGTCTCACTCTCATGTCCGAGCGGGATGATGGTGCCGAGTCGGAAGGTCGAGATGGTACGGCGAAACGCGTTGTCGGCCTGTCCGGTCATGCTCTGCCAAGTGGTCTCCAACATTTCGGCGAGCACCATGAGTGCACGACCGGCCGATGTTGGCTGCGTGCCACGGCCGCTGCGCTCGAGGAGGGGCTGGCCGACCATTGCTTCGAGACCCGCGATCTGCCGCGACAGTTGCGGCTGGCCCGTCTGCAGACTTTGTGCCGCTCGCCGGATGCTGCCGGACCGCACGACCTCGCAAAACCGCCGCAAAGCGAGAAGGCTTATGGTGTTGGCCGGTTTGGAGCCCGGTCCGGCAGGCGCAAAGAGGCCATGCACTCTCAGACAGATGTCGGCTGCTTGCTCAAGTTCCGATCGCAGGCGCTGCGCCTCGAGTGTGGGAGCACTTCGCGAGGGCGCCTTGATGATCAAAGGCGTGGCGAGCGCCTTTTCCAGACGGGAAAGAGCGACAGATACGCTGGCAACGGGACGTCCTAGCGCACGCGCAGCCTGACGCAGTCCGCCTGTCGTCAAAACCGTGTGGCCGGCGATCAGCGTGAATGTATCCATTCAGGCCCTCAGAAGACTGGGACACGGCTATCCGCATCCCCTGTTCAACATATGGGATATCCCGCTCCGACGATAAAACAATACACTTTCATCCCTCACGACACGCAGGGCGGTAGCAAGGGAGAAGGTCATGACGGACTTTGATCTGGTTCTCAAGGGAACCCTTGTTCTCCCGGAGCGCATCGTGCCGGCCGGCTACATCGCGGTACGCGACGAGTTCATCGCAGAAATTGGCGTCGGAACAGCCCCTGCGGGTCGCGAGCGGCATGATCTCGGCGATGCACTGATTCTGCCAGGCGCGATCGATGCGCAGGTCCATTCTCTCAGTCAGAAGGACCAGGAAGATTTCATCTGGTCCACGCGGTCTGCGGCAGCAGGGGGTGTAACCACGATCGTCGACATGCCCTATGACGAGGGGGATCTGATCTGCTCGGCTGCGGCCGTGAAGCGAAAGGTGGCCCATGCTTCGTCCCAGGCTCGGGTTGATTTTGCGCTTTACGGCACCATAGACCCCGAAGAGGGGCCGGCGCGGATCCTCGAACAGGTCGAAGCCGGTGTCGCAGCGTTTAAATTCTCCACATTCGGGACCGATCCGAAACGCTTCCCCCGCATCCCGGCGGCCCTGCTGCAAGCCTGTTTTGCAACGATCGCCCCCACGGGTTTGACGGCAGGCGTTCACAATGAGGATGACGAGTTCGTGCGAGCCGCTATCGAGGCGGTGAAGGCTGCTGGCATCACCGATTACCGCGCCCACGGCTTGTCGCGTCCGCCCCTCACCGAACTCCTCGCCATGCACCAGATCTATGAGACGGGCGTCGCAACCGGCTGTCCTGCGCATGTCGTGCACTGCTCGCTCGGTCGAGGCTACGAGATCGCCGCCGGCTATCGCGCGCAAGGCCATGCGGCAACCGTCGAGGCCTGCATCCATTATCTCGTTCTCGACGAGGAAAATGACGTGCGGCGGCTTGGCGGCAAGGCCAAGATCAATCCGCCGATCCGGGCGCGCGCTGAAGTCGAAAAACTCTGGCGCCATGTCGCGGCCGGCAATGTCACCCTTGTCTCAACCGACCATGTCAGTTGGTCGGAGCAGCGCAAGACCAACCCGGACATGCTCGCCAATTCCTCGGGCGTACCGGGCCTTGAGGTCATGCTGCCGCTCTTCGTCAAGGGCGCGCTGGACCGCGGCATTCCACTCACCTGGGCCGCCCGGCTGATGGCGCACAACCCCGCCCGGCATTTCCGTCTCAATCACATCAAGGGTGCACTCGAAGCGGGCAAACATGCCGATATCGCCGTGATGACCCCGAGCAACCATGTCTATGACGCATCTGCGAGCGGCCACAACGTCGTCGGCTGGTCGCCCTACAATGGCATGACGCTGCCTTACCGGGTGGCGGCCACGTACTTGCGCGGCCAGCTTGCCTTCGACGGAAGCCAGGTTCTGGCCGAACCCGGCACCGGACAATTCATGCGCCCCCAGGCAAGGCTTGCTCTTCAGGGGCTATCCGAATGAGGCGAAATCTTCTTGTCGATGCCGAGCGCATCGCAGCCGACATCGACGCACTTGCCGCGATCACGGAACCGGGCCGGCCCTATACCAGGCGGGCCTTCACGCCGCTTTTCCTCGAAGGGCGTGCCTATCTGGAAAAGCGCTTCAAAAGCGCCGGCCTCGAAACCCGCATCGATGAGAACGGTAATCTGATTGGCCGGCGCCCCGGAAACGGGTCTGGTCGCGGCGTGCTGATGCTCGGATCCCACTCCGATACCGTGCCGGAAGGCGGACGCTTCGACGGCATTGCCGGCGTGATTGCAGCGCTTGAGGTGGCGCGAAGCCTTGCCGACCAGGGCATTACCCTCAACCACGATTTGGAGATCGTCGATTTCCTCGCCGAGGAGGTCTCGATCTTCGGTGTTTCCTGCATCGGCAGCCGGGGCATGGCTAATATGCGACCGCCCGAATGGCTGGAGCGACGGGCGGGAGACCTCACGCTTGAAGAAGGTCTTGGGATGGTAGGCGGCAGTCCACACGCCTCAGGCGCCCGAAACGATATCCGCGCCTTCCTGGAACTGCATATCGAACAGGGCCCGGTACTCGAAGCGGACCATCTCGACATCGGCGTGGTGACCGCCATTGCCGGCATCACACGGATCGAGATCATAGTTACAGGTCGTGCCGATCATGCCGGCACGACGCCGATGACACGACGCTTGGACGCACTGACAGCCGCAGCCCGCCTGGTGATTGCGATCCACCATCTGGGTCAGGAGCTTGCCGCAACGGCCGGCCACTTTGCTGCGACCGTCGGCGAATTCGAGATGGAACCGAACGCCGCCAATGTCGTGCCGTCGAGGGTTCGCATGCTTCTCGACGTGAGGGCAGAACATCGCCGGGATCTGGACCAATTCCGCACACTGCTTGGCCAAGCCGTCGAAGTCGTAGGCCAGGAGACGGGTGTTACCATTGCCGCACCAAAGGTAATTTCCGACAATCCTGCCACGCCCATGCATGGAGAGGTGATTGAGGCCCTTGAGGCAGGATGCCAGGCGACGGGTGCAAGCCATCGCCGCATGGCGTCTGGTGCAGGCCACGACGCCGCCTTCATGGCTAGGATCAGCAAGGCCGGGATGATTTTCATCGCCTGCGCGGGAGGGCGCAGTCATACACCGGAGGAATGGGCGGAAAATGCCGACCTCACGCTTGGCGCGGCCGTTCTGCGGGACGCCGTGTGCCGACTGGATGACCAGCTCGCCACCACAATCAAGGAGACCGATCATGGGACGCATACTGACTGAGAAAGATGTCGAGGCTGCTGTCAAGGGCGGTTCCGTCTATGCTGCGGGCGGCGGCGGCTGGGCCGATCACGGTCGCATGCTCGGCTATGCCGCGGTCAGTATCGGCAGGCCGGAACTGGTCTCGATCGAAGAGCTTGGCGATGACGACTGGGTCGCAACAGCCGCCGCGATCGGCGCCCCAGCCTCGACCACTCCCTGGGAAATGCAAGGAGTGGACTATGTCAAGGCGGTGCAACTGTTGCAGGAGGCGCTGGGCGAGCAGGTCTCCGGCCTGATCGTCGGCCAGAATGGCAAGTCCTCGACACTAAACGGCTGGCTACCATCAGCAATCCTTGGCACCAAGGTGGTAGATGCCGTCGGCGACATCCGCGCCCATCCGACCGGCGATATGGGCGCAATCGGCATGGCGGGATCGCCTGAGCAGATGATCCAGACGGCAGTCGGCGGCAACCGGTCGGAAAACCGCTATATTGAGCTGGTCGTGCGCGGTGCCACTGCCAAGGTTTCGCCGATCCTGCGCACTGCTGCCGACCAGTCCGGCGGTTTCATCGCCTCGTGCCGCAACCCCTTGCGCGCTTCCTATGTCAGGCGAAACGCAGCGCTTGGCGGCATCTCGCTCGCCCTGTCGCTCGGCGAAGCGATTATCGCGGCCGAAGCCAAAGGGGCAAGTGCTGTCATCGACGCGATCGTCAAGGCGACGTCGGGTGCGATTCTCAAGGAAGGGGTCGTGACCAGAAAATCCGTCGTCTATACGAAGGAAGCCTTCGATGTTGGCACGGTCACTGTCGGATCCGACGACACGGCGATGACGCTTCACATCATGAACGAATATATGGCCGTCGACGATGCCGCGGGCACACGTCTCGCCACTTTCCCCGATGTCATCACGACGCTTTCGACCGAAGGCGAGCCGCTCAGCGTGGGGCAGTTGCGCGAGGGCATGCCGATCTTCATCCTGCATGTGCCGAAGACCGTGATCCCGCTCTCTGCGGGCGTGAAAGATCCCGCCGTCTATCCGCCCGTCGAAAAGGCGCTCGGCATCCGGATTGCCGATTACGCACTCGCCGACTGACTGAACGCCGAAGGAGTGTACCCATGCCGAAACCCAATCCGCGCCATCCCGGCTTCCCCATTCCCGGCGGTCTAGACCTTAGAGCAAAGGGCTGGCGGCAGGAGGCGCTTCTAAGGCTCCTCGAAAACGTGCTGTCCGTCGGCGAAGATCCGGATCGGCTAATCGTCTATGCGGCTCTCGGCAAGGCGGCGCGCAACTGGCCCGCTCACGCAAAGATCGTCGAGACGTTGCTGTCGATGGACGAGGACCAGACGCTGATCATCCAGTCCGGCAAACCGGTCGGCCTTTTGAGAACCCATGCCAAGGCGCCATTGGTCATCATGGCCAATTGCAACATCGTCGGCCAATGGGCAAAGGCCGAAGTCTTTTACGATCTGGAGAAGAAGGGGCTGATCTGCTGGGGTGGACTGACCGCCGGTGCCTGGCAGTATATCGGCTCGCAGGGCGTCATCCAGGGCACCTATGAGATCTTTATGCGGATCGCCGAACGGCGCTTCGGGGGATCGCTCGCCGGCCGCTTTATCCTGACGGCGGGCTTGGGCGGCATGGGCGGTGCCCAACCCCTTGCCGGCCGTATGGCCGGAGCTGCAATTCTTGTCGTCGATATTGATGCGGAACGGGCCGAGAAACGCCGCGCAATCGGCTTTCTCGATGTGGTCGCTTCCGATCTCGATGCAGCCCTTCGGCTGATTGACGAAGCAGTTTCCGAAAAGCGGGCCATTTCCGTCGGCCTCGTCGGCAATGCCGCCGACATCTATCCGAAAATAGAGGCACGCGGCATTGTACCCGACATCGTGACCGACCAGACCTCGGCGCATGATCTGGTCTATGGCTATGTGCCGAAGGGCATGAGCCTCGAAGAGGTTCGACGCCTGCGCGAGGAGGGGCCGGCCCAACTGATGGCGGCCAGCCGCGCCTCGATCGCCGATCATGTTCGCGCCATGCTGGCGTTTCAGAAAAAGGGTTCGGAAGTCTTCGACAACGGCAACCTGATCCGCACCCAGGCGCGCGAAGGTGGTGTGGCAAACGCCTTCGACATCCCGATCTTTACAGAGGCCTATCTCAGGCCGCTGTTCTGCAGGGCGATCGGACCTTTCCGCTGGATGGCACTGTCGGGCGAAGAAAGCGATATCGCCCGCATTGATGATCTGGTCCTGGAGCTTTTCCCTGACAATCACATCGTCACCAACTGGATTTCGCTGGCGCGCCAATACGTGCCCTTCGAGGGCCTGCCCGCGCGCATTGCCTGGCTTGGTCACGGCGAGCGCACGCGACTTGCGGTCGCCGTCAATGACCTGGTCGCCTCGGGCGCACTGAAAGGCCCCGTCGCGTTCTCGCGTGATCACCTTGATGCGGGGGCCATGGCCCATCCCAACATCATGACCGAAAACATGAAGGACGGATCGGACGCCATCGCCGACTGGCCACTGATCAATGCCATGACGCTCTGCGCCTCCATGGCCGATCTGGTCGTCATTCATTCCGGAGGCGGCGGTTATGCCGGCTACATGACCAGCGCCGGCGTCACCATCGTCGCGGACGGAACCGAAGCGGGGGCAGAACGCCTTTCGCATGCGCTCACCAACGACACCTCGCTCGGAATCATTCGTTACGCGGATGCCGGTTACGAGGCGGCCGTCGAAGCAGCAGAGGCGGGTGGAGTAGGTTACCTGCCTCTCGGCGGAACCTTATGAGGAGGCAGGACGAAGATTTCCGTTCCAAGCGCTATTTTGCAAGGAATTTCCTGCCTATTTCTGCGGCAATAGGCTAACAGAGAGGCACCTCCACGTTGGAATTGCCATGTCTTTGCTTCAACGCCTGCGGCCAGGGCTGGTCCGCACCAGTCTGCGCGAAAGGCTTCGTGTCTCGACCGGTGCCTTGACCGGCATCTGCCTGACCGGTTTTGTCAGTTCGCTCGCACTCGGCAGCACGGCCAGCGTTCCGATGATCGTCGCGCCGATGGGCGCGTCTGCCGTGCTTCTGTTTGCGGCGCCTGCAAGCCCGCTTGCCCAGCCTTGGTCGATCATTGGCGGCAACATGGTTGCGGCACTGATTGGCGTCACCTGTGCGATGCTGATCCCGAATGTGCTGATCGCAGCCGGGATCGCGATTGCGCTCGCGATCGCCGCCATGCTTGTGTTCAACTGCCTGCATCCGCCGAGCGGCGCTGTCGCCCTGACCGCCGTTCTGGGCGGGCCGGCCGTTCACGATGCAGGCTATTGGTTTGCACTGTCGCCAATCGCGCTCAATTCGGTCATCCTGCTTTCAGTCGCCCTTCTCTTCAACAATGTCACCGGTCGCCGCTATCCGCACCTGGCACCGGCAGCCGGCCAGCCGTCTCAGAAGACCTCTGATCCCTTGCCGGGCCATCGCATTGGTCCCGGAGAAAGCGACATTGCCGCCGCGATCCAGGATTTCGATGAGGTCGTGCCGGTCAGCCCCGACGATCTCGACCTCCTGTTTCATAAGGCTCAGATCCGCGCTTTCGAGCGCCAGGCCGGTGGTGTCACCTGCGCCGATGTCATGTCGCGCGATGTGCTCTCAGTCCAGACCGGCGCCAGCCTCAAGACGGTGTGGCGTATCTTCATGACACGGCACATCAAGGCCCTGCCGGTGACCGACGACAAGGGGCATCTCGTTGGTATCGTCTCCCTGGATGACTTTCTGGAAAACTCGGTGCTGTCGGGTGAGGGCACGCTGCGCCTCGGCTTCGGCCACACGCTGATCGCATCGCTGCGCAGACAGTCGCTTCCGCGACGGGTGGAGGAGATCATGCGCCGCAAGGTGCAGTCGGCCTTGCCGAAGACCGCGATCAGCGCCCTGGTGTCTCCGATGGTCGACCAGGGCATAGACCAAATGCCGGTGGTCGATGGCGAGAACCGACTAATCGGCATCATCAGCCAATCCGATCTCTTGGGCGCCCTCTTTCAGTCAAAGCTTGATAGCGTCGCTGCCTTCTAGCAAGGCGACGAGTAGCTGGGAAACTCAGGCGACAGCGCTCTGCAACTCCCGCAACA
Coding sequences within it:
- a CDS encoding Zn-dependent hydrolase, with the protein product MRRNLLVDAERIAADIDALAAITEPGRPYTRRAFTPLFLEGRAYLEKRFKSAGLETRIDENGNLIGRRPGNGSGRGVLMLGSHSDTVPEGGRFDGIAGVIAALEVARSLADQGITLNHDLEIVDFLAEEVSIFGVSCIGSRGMANMRPPEWLERRAGDLTLEEGLGMVGGSPHASGARNDIRAFLELHIEQGPVLEADHLDIGVVTAIAGITRIEIIVTGRADHAGTTPMTRRLDALTAAARLVIAIHHLGQELAATAGHFAATVGEFEMEPNAANVVPSRVRMLLDVRAEHRRDLDQFRTLLGQAVEVVGQETGVTIAAPKVISDNPATPMHGEVIEALEAGCQATGASHRRMASGAGHDAAFMARISKAGMIFIACAGGRSHTPEEWAENADLTLGAAVLRDAVCRLDDQLATTIKETDHGTHTD
- a CDS encoding DUF917 domain-containing protein translates to MGRILTEKDVEAAVKGGSVYAAGGGGWADHGRMLGYAAVSIGRPELVSIEELGDDDWVATAAAIGAPASTTPWEMQGVDYVKAVQLLQEALGEQVSGLIVGQNGKSSTLNGWLPSAILGTKVVDAVGDIRAHPTGDMGAIGMAGSPEQMIQTAVGGNRSENRYIELVVRGATAKVSPILRTAADQSGGFIASCRNPLRASYVRRNAALGGISLALSLGEAIIAAEAKGASAVIDAIVKATSGAILKEGVVTRKSVVYTKEAFDVGTVTVGSDDTAMTLHIMNEYMAVDDAAGTRLATFPDVITTLSTEGEPLSVGQLREGMPIFILHVPKTVIPLSAGVKDPAVYPPVEKALGIRIADYALAD
- a CDS encoding dihydroorotase; protein product: MTDFDLVLKGTLVLPERIVPAGYIAVRDEFIAEIGVGTAPAGRERHDLGDALILPGAIDAQVHSLSQKDQEDFIWSTRSAAAGGVTTIVDMPYDEGDLICSAAAVKRKVAHASSQARVDFALYGTIDPEEGPARILEQVEAGVAAFKFSTFGTDPKRFPRIPAALLQACFATIAPTGLTAGVHNEDDEFVRAAIEAVKAAGITDYRAHGLSRPPLTELLAMHQIYETGVATGCPAHVVHCSLGRGYEIAAGYRAQGHAATVEACIHYLVLDEENDVRRLGGKAKINPPIRARAEVEKLWRHVAAGNVTLVSTDHVSWSEQRKTNPDMLANSSGVPGLEVMLPLFVKGALDRGIPLTWAARLMAHNPARHFRLNHIKGALEAGKHADIAVMTPSNHVYDASASGHNVVGWSPYNGMTLPYRVAATYLRGQLAFDGSQVLAEPGTGQFMRPQARLALQGLSE
- a CDS encoding antitoxin Xre/MbcA/ParS toxin-binding domain-containing protein translates to MGLAQYADQGLFSPRKIAEVLRTTSEEIARTAGLGKDAIQRKDRIRSDKTQRRLREMTEIVNKLEPRFGSALVAYAWYRSEPLPGFSGMTAMQLVRDGRAEEVLDYIDAVDAGVHA
- a CDS encoding manganese catalase family protein, whose protein sequence is MFYTDNILQFPVRVERPDPLFARALQQAIGGVEGEIRVAMQYFFQACGARGNPKFRDLLMNTAAEELGHIEMLATAVALNLEGAPLKLREEAAADPVGGAVLGGINLKNLLSAGLSAMPVDSDGVPFDMSHIYASGNIAADMTANVAAESTGRVLAVRLYNMTNDPGMKEMLSYLIARDTMHQNQWLAALEELGGAQDVFPIPNSFPQEEENREFSYAFLGFQNDGSEPVQGRWSEGQSIDGNDTFTSRAMKPMGEKPNLGRAKPSSGAQAEQL
- a CDS encoding urocanate hydratase, whose product is MPKPNPRHPGFPIPGGLDLRAKGWRQEALLRLLENVLSVGEDPDRLIVYAALGKAARNWPAHAKIVETLLSMDEDQTLIIQSGKPVGLLRTHAKAPLVIMANCNIVGQWAKAEVFYDLEKKGLICWGGLTAGAWQYIGSQGVIQGTYEIFMRIAERRFGGSLAGRFILTAGLGGMGGAQPLAGRMAGAAILVVDIDAERAEKRRAIGFLDVVASDLDAALRLIDEAVSEKRAISVGLVGNAADIYPKIEARGIVPDIVTDQTSAHDLVYGYVPKGMSLEEVRRLREEGPAQLMAASRASIADHVRAMLAFQKKGSEVFDNGNLIRTQAREGGVANAFDIPIFTEAYLRPLFCRAIGPFRWMALSGEESDIARIDDLVLELFPDNHIVTNWISLARQYVPFEGLPARIAWLGHGERTRLAVAVNDLVASGALKGPVAFSRDHLDAGAMAHPNIMTENMKDGSDAIADWPLINAMTLCASMADLVVIHSGGGGYAGYMTSAGVTIVADGTEAGAERLSHALTNDTSLGIIRYADAGYEAAVEAAEAGGVGYLPLGGTL
- a CDS encoding HIRAN domain-containing protein, yielding MNRRAFVMATGGAMAAGAAGTMGLAAEKNKGPSPLRLGPSYVTNREQFAEIPDLAPGHRLSLRRRPDRRFDPESVEVVSESGAAIGFLPPASSAMLATMMDEGGSAFALVGDHPRQGQPLAVDVYFILPAHA
- a CDS encoding LysR family transcriptional regulator, coding for MDTFTLIAGHTVLTTGGLRQAARALGRPVASVSVALSRLEKALATPLIIKAPSRSAPTLEAQRLRSELEQAADICLRVHGLFAPAGPGSKPANTISLLALRRFCEVVRSGSIRRAAQSLQTGQPQLSRQIAGLEAMVGQPLLERSGRGTQPTSAGRALMVLAEMLETTWQSMTGQADNAFRRTISTFRLGTIIPLGHESETARQLAALAARWLSERPKTPLFISSTTAEDLLAGLQTGQFDLALLDTDLVPAHLEQKVVASLRLAVVGHPALMSDSAQSLRSLLQRLPIAVPSKRSGLRQRFSDLLEGLMTEPEREAMTLVEIDSLPILVNLVLQHGFLAVLPEASFADVEEPLSAIALDPAYDLKLTLAWPPTFSGRRLAEMVMKTLWTEVR
- a CDS encoding HPP family protein, with protein sequence MSLLQRLRPGLVRTSLRERLRVSTGALTGICLTGFVSSLALGSTASVPMIVAPMGASAVLLFAAPASPLAQPWSIIGGNMVAALIGVTCAMLIPNVLIAAGIAIALAIAAMLVFNCLHPPSGAVALTAVLGGPAVHDAGYWFALSPIALNSVILLSVALLFNNVTGRRYPHLAPAAGQPSQKTSDPLPGHRIGPGESDIAAAIQDFDEVVPVSPDDLDLLFHKAQIRAFERQAGGVTCADVMSRDVLSVQTGASLKTVWRIFMTRHIKALPVTDDKGHLVGIVSLDDFLENSVLSGEGTLRLGFGHTLIASLRRQSLPRRVEEIMRRKVQSALPKTAISALVSPMVDQGIDQMPVVDGENRLIGIISQSDLLGALFQSKLDSVAAF
- the sdhD gene encoding succinate dehydrogenase, hydrophobic membrane anchor protein; the protein is MRTALGRVLGLGSSKTGTEDFIKDKLRAVALLILTPYVVGLALWLFGRPLGEIRAALASPLVSIPIGIFIAVSILHMQLGMKTIIEDYVHHGVSKHALLFLNSAFCMVLGAATLFALLKLALGLGTP